Proteins from a genomic interval of Gopherus evgoodei ecotype Sinaloan lineage chromosome 7, rGopEvg1_v1.p, whole genome shotgun sequence:
- the PPP1R3C gene encoding protein phosphatase 1 regulatory subunit 3C: MNCTRMIQILDPRPLPSSMMPVDVAMRICLAHSPPLKRILSPLDEYQRRNFVNRFKPLRSCLNVKRESECRNNDWNRSPSRAKKRVVFADSKGLSLTAIHVFSEIQEHPVWDLQYDLLDLEDITAGLKLHEEKNLILGFPQPSADYLDFRNHLQKNFVCLENCTLQERAVTGTVKVKNMSYEKKVQVRITFDTWKTYTDVDCIYMNNVYGDSDSDTFSFAIELPPAVPTQEKIEFCISYQSGEHIFWDNNEGQNYKIVHAEWKPDGVQAPASTKRDCTVHKIPRKTHETECDQFGSPRLSNGFFPEWQSWGRIENSAPYW, translated from the exons ATGAATTGTACAAG AATGATACAGATCTTGGACCCAAGACCTTTGCCCAGTTCCATGATGCCTGTTGATGTGGCCATGAGAATTTGCTTAGCCCATTCACCACCTCTGAAGAGAATTCTCAGCCCTCTTGATGAATATCAAAGAAGAAACTTTGTTAACAGATTCAAGCCTCTCAGATCATGTCTCAATGTGAAACGTGAATCTGAGTGTCGAAACAATGACTGGAACCGCTCCCCAAGCCGAGCCAAGAAGCGAGTCGTGTTTGCGGATTCAAAGGGGCTATCTCTGACTGCAATCCATGTCTTCTCTGAAATCCAGGAGCATCCGGTGTGGGATCTTCAGTATGACTTGTTAGACCTTGAAGACATAACTGCTGGTTTAAAACTACACGAAGAGAAAAATTTGATTCTAGGTTTTCCTCAGCCTTCAGCTGATTACTTAGATTTCCGGAATCACTTGCAGAAGAACTTTGTCTGTCTCGAGAATTGCACCCTCCAAGAAAGGGCTGTGACAGGGACTGTAAAAGTgaaaaacatgagctatgagaaGAAGGTTCAGGTTCGAATTACCTTTGATACGTGGAAAACCTACACTGATGTTGACTGTATCTATATGAACAATGTGTATGGCGACTCTGACAGTGATACCTTTTCATTCGCTATTGAGCTGCCTCCAGCCGTTCCCACTCAAGAGAAGATTGAGTTCTGCATTTCTTACCAAAGTGGTGAGCACATCTTCTGGGACAATAACGAGGGTCAGAACTACAAGATTGTCCATGCAGAATGGAAACCTGATGGCGTTCAAGCACCAGCATCTACTAAGAGAGACTGCACAGTTCATAAGATTCCAAGGAAGACACATGAAACAGAGTGTGATCAGTTTGGCAGTCCAAGACTGTCAAATGGCTTCTTTCCTGAGTGGCAAAGCTGGGGTAGGATTGAAAACTCAGCCCCATATTGGTGA